In Trichocoleus desertorum NBK24, the following are encoded in one genomic region:
- a CDS encoding adenylate kinase — MTRLIFLGPPGAGKGTQAQVLANLLQIPHISTGDILRDNVTRQTDLGQKAQSYMDQGELVPDQLILDMIQARLSQQDASSGWILDGFPRNVAQAVFLDELLTKIGLSYDRVISLEVPDEVLVERLLKRLRKDDTETVIRHRLAVYHEQTAPLISFYRDRQQLVSVDGNQSMEAVTNALQASVKP; from the coding sequence GTGACGCGATTGATCTTCCTGGGTCCACCAGGAGCTGGTAAGGGAACTCAAGCTCAAGTCTTGGCCAATCTTCTGCAAATTCCTCATATCTCTACAGGCGATATTTTGCGAGATAATGTGACTCGGCAGACCGATCTTGGTCAAAAAGCCCAGTCATACATGGATCAAGGAGAGTTAGTTCCCGATCAACTAATTCTTGACATGATCCAGGCAAGATTAAGCCAACAGGATGCGTCATCAGGTTGGATCTTAGATGGTTTTCCTCGCAATGTAGCACAGGCCGTATTTCTAGACGAACTACTTACAAAGATCGGCTTGTCCTACGATCGAGTCATTAGTCTAGAAGTTCCAGATGAAGTTTTAGTCGAGCGTTTGCTAAAGCGGCTCCGTAAGGACGATACAGAAACTGTAATTCGTCATCGTTTAGCTGTCTATCACGAGCAAACAGCTCCTTTAATCAGCTTCTATCGCGATCGCCAGCAACTAGTTTCAGTGGATGGCAATCAATCAATGGAGGCAGTTACTAACGCTTTACAGGCATCTGTGAAGCCATAA
- the rpmJ gene encoding 50S ribosomal protein L36 — protein sequence MKVRASVRKICEKCRVIRRRGRVMVICSNPKHKQRQG from the coding sequence ATGAAAGTTCGAGCATCTGTCCGGAAAATCTGTGAAAAGTGCCGCGTGATTCGCCGTCGCGGTCGAGTGATGGTGATCTGCTCCAATCCAAAACACAAGCAGCGCCAAGGTTAA
- the infA gene encoding translation initiation factor IF-1 encodes MSKQDLIEMEGTVTESLPNAMFRVDLDNGFNVLAHISGKIRRNYIKILPGDRVKVELTPYDLTKGRITYRLRNKK; translated from the coding sequence TTGTCTAAACAAGATCTGATCGAAATGGAAGGAACTGTTACAGAATCCTTGCCTAATGCTATGTTTCGCGTTGACTTAGACAATGGATTCAATGTCCTAGCCCATATCTCTGGGAAGATTCGCCGCAACTACATCAAGATCTTACCGGGCGATCGCGTCAAAGTTGAATTGACCCCTTATGACCTCACTAAAGGTCGGATTACTTATCGTCTGCGTAATAAGAAGTAA
- the secY gene encoding preprotein translocase subunit SecY gives MVVSRDKTPSAQETFAQMAQAAGLRSRLLLTIGLLILVRLGIFLPIPGIDRVAFAQNIQNNQALGFLDLFAGGGLMALGIFALGILPFINASIILQLLTAAIPALEDLQKNEGEAGRRKISQITRYVALGWAIIQSVGITVGLIRPFAENWGPLFVVQTVLALTAGSMFVMWAGEVITERGIGNGASLLIFLNIVSGLPRSLGQTIELAQGGDRNIVGGVIILLLVFLAMIVGIVFVQEGTRRIPIISARRQVGRRMYLEKSSYLPLRLNQGGVMPIIFASAVLTLPAFLTQVIKNQAFSQFITTYLSPTSWLHVVLYLVLIVFFSYFYSSLIVNPVDMAQNLKKMGASIPGIRPGRATSEYVERVINRLTFLGAIFLGLVATIPTAVESATRVPTFRGLGATSLLILVGVAIDTAKQIQTYVISQRYEGMVKQ, from the coding sequence ATGGTTGTTAGTCGGGACAAAACTCCAAGCGCCCAAGAAACTTTTGCCCAAATGGCTCAAGCTGCTGGCCTAAGAAGTCGGTTGCTTTTAACTATTGGCTTGTTGATCTTAGTTCGCTTGGGCATCTTTCTTCCAATACCAGGAATCGATCGAGTCGCATTTGCTCAAAATATTCAGAATAACCAAGCGCTAGGCTTTCTAGACTTATTCGCCGGGGGCGGACTAATGGCGCTCGGTATCTTTGCGTTAGGTATTCTACCTTTCATTAATGCTTCTATCATTTTGCAATTGCTGACAGCAGCAATTCCTGCTTTAGAAGATTTACAGAAAAACGAAGGCGAAGCTGGGCGACGCAAAATCTCTCAGATTACTCGCTACGTGGCTTTAGGTTGGGCCATTATTCAAAGTGTTGGCATCACAGTGGGTTTGATTCGACCTTTTGCAGAAAACTGGGGACCTCTGTTTGTGGTTCAAACAGTCCTAGCTTTGACTGCAGGATCGATGTTTGTGATGTGGGCAGGTGAAGTGATTACAGAACGGGGCATCGGTAACGGTGCTTCTCTCTTGATCTTCCTTAACATTGTCTCTGGCTTACCTAGATCTTTAGGGCAGACGATCGAGCTAGCTCAAGGTGGCGATCGCAACATTGTCGGCGGTGTCATTATCTTGCTTCTAGTCTTCCTAGCAATGATTGTGGGAATCGTGTTCGTGCAAGAAGGAACACGCCGAATTCCAATTATCTCAGCTCGCCGCCAAGTAGGTCGCCGGATGTATTTGGAGAAGAGTAGCTATTTGCCGCTGCGCCTCAATCAAGGCGGTGTCATGCCAATTATTTTTGCATCCGCCGTTTTGACTCTACCTGCTTTTCTGACCCAGGTTATCAAGAACCAGGCTTTTAGTCAGTTTATTACTACCTATCTCAGTCCTACCTCTTGGTTGCATGTGGTTCTGTATTTAGTGCTCATCGTTTTCTTTAGCTACTTCTACTCTTCCTTGATCGTCAACCCTGTTGACATGGCTCAGAACCTAAAGAAGATGGGCGCTAGCATTCCAGGTATTCGTCCCGGTAGAGCTACTAGTGAGTATGTGGAGCGAGTCATTAACCGCTTAACTTTCCTAGGAGCAATTTTCTTGGGTTTGGTGGCGACTATTCCTACGGCGGTTGAAAGTGCAACCCGAGTTCCTACTTTTCGGGGTTTAGGAGCAACTTCTCTGCTGATCCTAGTAGGCGTGGCGATCGACACAGCGAAACAGATTCAAACTTACGTCATCTCTCAGCGATACGAAGGAATGGTGAAGCAATAG
- the rpsQ gene encoding 30S ribosomal protein S17, translating into MAVKERVGLVVSDKMDKTVVVAVENRAPHSKYGKIMVRTKRYKAHDEENKCHVGDRVRIRETRPLSRTKRWIVSDILNSASQV; encoded by the coding sequence ATGGCAGTTAAAGAAAGAGTTGGCTTGGTTGTCAGCGACAAAATGGACAAGACAGTAGTCGTGGCGGTAGAGAATAGAGCACCTCACTCCAAGTACGGCAAGATCATGGTACGCACCAAGCGTTACAAAGCCCATGATGAAGAGAACAAATGTCATGTGGGCGATCGCGTCCGCATTCGTGAAACTCGACCTCTCAGCCGCACCAAGCGCTGGATTGTCAGTGACATCCTTAATAGTGCTTCACAAGTCTAG
- the rplQ gene encoding 50S ribosomal protein L17, giving the protein MRHRCRVHQLGKPADQRRALLRALATEVIRNGRITTTKTRAKAVRSEVEHMITLAKDGSLAARRQAMGYLYDKQLVHALFEQASTRYGDRQGGYTRILRTVSRRGDNADMAIIELT; this is encoded by the coding sequence ATGCGTCACCGTTGTCGTGTTCATCAACTTGGCAAACCTGCCGATCAACGTCGAGCTTTATTGAGAGCGCTCGCGACTGAAGTAATCCGGAATGGTCGGATTACAACTACCAAAACTCGGGCTAAAGCCGTTCGCTCTGAGGTGGAACATATGATCACCTTGGCTAAGGATGGTTCTCTAGCCGCTCGGCGACAGGCTATGGGCTATCTGTATGATAAGCAGTTAGTTCATGCGTTATTTGAACAAGCGAGTACTCGGTATGGCGATCGCCAGGGTGGTTACACTCGGATCTTGCGTACTGTGTCTCGTCGGGGAGATAACGCTGATATGGCAATCATTGAGCTGACTTGA
- the rplP gene encoding 50S ribosomal protein L16: MLSPRRTKFRKQQRGRMRGMATKGSTLNFGDFGLQALEPSWITSRQIEASRRAMTRYIRRGGKIWIRIFPDKPVTMRPAETRMGSGKGNPEFWVAVVKPGRILFEIGGVPEATAREAMRLASFKLPIKTKVIVREVAAEAEAPAQES, from the coding sequence ATGTTAAGTCCCAGAAGAACTAAATTTAGAAAGCAGCAGCGCGGTCGAATGCGCGGTATGGCGACTAAAGGGAGCACGCTCAACTTCGGTGATTTCGGGTTGCAAGCGCTGGAACCCTCTTGGATTACCTCCCGCCAGATTGAGGCTAGTCGTCGAGCCATGACTCGCTACATTCGCCGGGGCGGTAAAATCTGGATTCGGATTTTCCCTGATAAGCCTGTAACGATGCGTCCTGCTGAAACCCGGATGGGTTCTGGTAAAGGTAACCCTGAATTTTGGGTAGCAGTTGTGAAGCCAGGTCGAATCTTATTTGAGATTGGTGGGGTGCCAGAAGCGACTGCCCGTGAGGCCATGCGCTTGGCTTCCTTCAAGCTACCTATTAAGACTAAAGTAATTGTTCGTGAAGTAGCGGCAGAAGCAGAAGCGCCCGCTCAGGAGTCGTAG
- the rplF gene encoding 50S ribosomal protein L6 has translation MSRIGKRPISIPQKVTITIEGQQVAVKGPKGELSRTLPNEVIVEQEGETLLVKRRDESRAARQRHGLSRTLVANMVEGVSQGFQRRLEIQGVGYRAQVQGRNLVLSVGYSHPVQIEPPDGVQMAVENNTNVVVSGIDKEIVGNIAARIRAVRPPEPYKGKGIRYAGEFVRRKAGKAGKK, from the coding sequence ATGTCTCGCATTGGTAAGCGTCCCATTAGTATTCCTCAGAAAGTGACTATCACGATCGAGGGGCAGCAAGTTGCCGTCAAAGGCCCAAAAGGTGAACTTTCTAGGACTCTACCGAATGAAGTGATTGTAGAGCAAGAAGGTGAAACCCTGCTTGTAAAGCGTCGTGATGAATCCCGCGCGGCTCGTCAACGTCACGGTTTGTCCCGTACCCTAGTCGCCAATATGGTGGAAGGGGTTTCTCAAGGATTTCAGCGTCGCCTCGAAATTCAAGGGGTTGGATACCGCGCTCAAGTGCAAGGGCGTAACTTGGTTCTGAGCGTTGGCTATAGCCATCCCGTTCAAATTGAGCCTCCCGATGGGGTTCAAATGGCTGTAGAAAACAACACCAACGTGGTTGTCAGTGGTATTGACAAAGAAATTGTAGGGAACATCGCGGCCCGCATTCGTGCTGTTCGTCCACCTGAGCCTTACAAGGGTAAAGGTATCCGCTATGCAGGTGAATTCGTCAGACGCAAGGCTGGCAAGGCAGGGAAGAAATAG
- a CDS encoding DNA-directed RNA polymerase subunit alpha: MAQFQVECVESNTENDQSQYSRFVLEPLDRGQGTTVGNALRRVLLSNLEGSAVTSVRIAGVNHEFATIPGVREDVLDILLNMKQIVLKSYSSQPQLGRLLVHGPATVTAAQFDLPSELELVNPDQYVATLSTGATLEMEFRAERGKGYRAVDRGRDEAAALDFLHIDAVFMPVRKVNYSVEDARVGGSLEKDRLIMEVWTDGSLTPQEALSQAANILVDLFNPLKDITFEPMDKDEFPDEDPISQIPIEELQLSVRAYNCLKRAQINSVADLLDYSQEDLLEIKNFGQKSAEEVIEALQQRLGITLPQEKSAKTS, encoded by the coding sequence GTGGCGCAGTTTCAGGTTGAATGTGTAGAGTCTAATACTGAAAACGATCAGAGTCAGTACAGCAGGTTTGTTCTGGAACCACTAGATCGTGGTCAAGGAACTACCGTTGGGAATGCCCTTAGACGAGTTTTGCTATCTAACTTGGAAGGGTCAGCAGTTACATCTGTTCGTATTGCTGGTGTGAACCACGAATTTGCCACTATTCCAGGTGTACGAGAAGATGTGCTAGATATTCTGCTCAATATGAAGCAGATTGTTCTGAAAAGCTATTCTTCTCAACCCCAGCTGGGCAGGCTACTAGTGCATGGTCCTGCGACAGTGACAGCTGCTCAATTTGATCTGCCCTCTGAATTAGAGTTGGTGAATCCTGATCAGTATGTTGCCACGCTGTCTACAGGAGCAACTCTAGAAATGGAGTTTAGAGCTGAGCGTGGTAAAGGTTACCGGGCTGTTGATCGTGGGCGTGATGAAGCGGCTGCGCTAGATTTTCTCCACATTGATGCAGTTTTTATGCCTGTTCGCAAGGTGAACTACAGTGTCGAAGATGCTCGTGTAGGTGGTTCACTAGAGAAAGATCGACTAATCATGGAGGTCTGGACGGATGGCAGTTTAACGCCCCAAGAGGCGCTAAGCCAAGCTGCAAATATTTTAGTGGATCTGTTCAATCCTCTGAAGGACATCACCTTCGAGCCCATGGACAAGGATGAGTTTCCAGATGAGGATCCTATTAGTCAGATTCCTATTGAAGAACTACAGCTTTCAGTACGGGCTTACAACTGTCTGAAGCGGGCTCAAATTAACTCTGTTGCAGACTTGCTCGATTACAGCCAAGAAGATTTGCTGGAGATCAAAAACTTCGGCCAAAAATCTGCTGAGGAAGTAATTGAAGCTCTGCAGCAACGTTTGGGGATTACTCTGCCCCAAGAAAAGTCTGCAAAGACTAGTTAA
- the rplN gene encoding 50S ribosomal protein L14 gives MIQQESYLNVADNSGARKLMCIRVLGGNRRYGGVGDVIIAVVKDAIPNMAVKKSDVVRAVIVRTKKGLRRDSGMSIRFDDNAAVIINADGNPRGTRVFGPVARELRDKNFTKIVSLAPEVL, from the coding sequence GTGATTCAACAAGAGTCTTACCTCAATGTGGCTGACAATAGCGGTGCGCGCAAACTGATGTGTATCCGCGTTTTAGGGGGTAACCGCCGTTACGGTGGTGTTGGCGATGTCATTATCGCTGTCGTTAAGGATGCAATTCCTAATATGGCAGTCAAGAAGTCCGATGTCGTTCGAGCTGTGATCGTTCGAACCAAGAAAGGACTGAGACGCGATAGCGGCATGAGCATTCGCTTTGATGATAATGCAGCTGTCATTATTAACGCTGACGGCAACCCCAGGGGAACTCGCGTATTTGGCCCCGTAGCCCGTGAACTACGCGACAAAAACTTTACCAAAATTGTTTCTCTGGCTCCGGAGGTGCTGTAA
- the rplR gene encoding 50S ribosomal protein L18 → MKLNRKESTRRRHRRIRRDVVGTAERPRLSIFRSHQHIYAQVIDDSKQRTLASASTLEPELKTKLSSSSTCDASIEVGRLIAQRSLEQGIKQVVFDRGGNLYHGRVKSLADAAREGGLDF, encoded by the coding sequence ATGAAGCTTAATCGTAAAGAGTCAACACGTCGTCGGCATCGTCGAATTCGGCGAGATGTAGTAGGTACAGCAGAGCGCCCTCGGCTGTCAATCTTCCGCTCCCATCAACATATCTATGCCCAAGTTATTGATGATAGTAAGCAACGTACCCTAGCATCTGCTTCAACTTTGGAACCAGAACTGAAGACGAAGTTGTCGTCTAGCTCTACTTGTGATGCTTCTATTGAAGTTGGTAGATTGATTGCTCAGCGATCGCTAGAGCAAGGCATTAAGCAAGTAGTCTTTGATCGGGGTGGAAATCTCTACCACGGTCGCGTGAAGTCATTGGCAGATGCAGCTCGCGAAGGTGGTCTGGACTTCTAA
- the rpmC gene encoding 50S ribosomal protein L29 produces MSLPKIDEVRNLSDEELNDRILAVKRQLFELRMQKATRQLDKSHQFKHARHQLAQLMTVERARQIAASSTTQSATEQE; encoded by the coding sequence ATGTCTCTTCCTAAGATTGATGAGGTAAGAAACCTCAGTGACGAAGAACTCAATGACAGAATTCTAGCTGTAAAGCGTCAGTTGTTTGAGTTGCGAATGCAAAAAGCAACTCGACAGTTGGATAAGTCACATCAGTTTAAGCATGCTCGGCACCAGCTGGCTCAACTCATGACAGTGGAAAGAGCGCGTCAGATAGCTGCATCCTCAACCACGCAGTCAGCCACAGAACAGGAGTAG
- the rplO gene encoding 50S ribosomal protein L15: protein MRLEDAHPQQGSKKRRRRIGRGIAAGQGASGGFGMRGQKSRSGRSTRPGFEGGQMPLYRRLPKLKHFTVINRKQYTTINVSKLASLAANTEVSLSSLLEVGLLTSDDGPLKVLGDGELNVPLKVQAAAFTQSAKAKIEAAGGSCEALEAE from the coding sequence ATGAGACTAGAAGATGCTCATCCCCAGCAGGGGTCTAAGAAGCGCCGTCGTCGTATCGGGCGAGGGATTGCTGCTGGACAGGGTGCAAGCGGTGGATTTGGCATGCGCGGTCAAAAATCTAGATCGGGACGCAGTACGCGCCCTGGTTTTGAAGGGGGGCAAATGCCTCTCTATCGTCGCTTGCCTAAGTTGAAGCACTTTACCGTAATCAATCGTAAGCAATATACCACCATCAATGTTAGTAAGCTGGCATCCTTGGCAGCAAACACAGAAGTTAGTTTGTCCTCTTTGCTAGAAGTGGGCTTACTGACATCCGATGATGGTCCTCTGAAGGTATTAGGGGATGGCGAACTGAATGTTCCCCTAAAAGTTCAGGCTGCAGCCTTTACACAATCTGCCAAAGCAAAGATTGAAGCTGCAGGTGGCAGCTGCGAGGCATTAGAGGCAGAATAA
- the rplX gene encoding 50S ribosomal protein L24 produces MASKNQETTPVRHRMHVKKGDTVQIIAGKEKGTIGEVLKTYPKLSKVVVQGVNVKTKHVKPQQEGESGRIVTTEAPIHSSNVMLYSTKQKVASRICYTFDDSGRKVRMLKKTGEIID; encoded by the coding sequence ATGGCAAGCAAAAATCAAGAAACTACGCCAGTTCGTCACAGAATGCATGTGAAGAAAGGCGACACAGTTCAAATCATCGCTGGCAAAGAGAAAGGGACGATTGGTGAAGTCTTAAAGACCTATCCCAAGCTCAGCAAGGTGGTGGTTCAAGGGGTCAACGTCAAGACTAAGCACGTTAAGCCTCAGCAAGAAGGTGAATCAGGCCGAATTGTGACGACTGAAGCCCCTATCCATAGCTCTAACGTCATGCTTTATTCGACCAAGCAAAAAGTTGCTAGCCGCATCTGCTACACCTTTGATGACAGCGGTCGTAAAGTACGGATGCTCAAAAAAACTGGTGAGATTATTGACTAG
- the rpsH gene encoding 30S ribosomal protein S8 encodes MAANDTIADMLTRIRNANLARHQTTEVPATRMTQNIAKVLKSEGFISDFEEVGDGVQRHLVIALKYKGKNRRPIITGLRRVSKPGLRVYSNRRELPRVLGGIGIAIISTSSGIMTDREARRSGVGGEVLCYVW; translated from the coding sequence ATGGCGGCTAACGACACAATTGCAGACATGCTGACGCGTATTCGTAATGCAAATCTAGCGCGGCATCAGACTACAGAGGTTCCGGCAACTAGAATGACTCAAAATATTGCCAAAGTCCTCAAAAGTGAAGGTTTTATCTCTGACTTCGAAGAAGTTGGGGACGGAGTTCAGCGGCATTTAGTCATTGCCCTGAAATATAAAGGAAAAAATCGTCGACCGATTATTACAGGCTTAAGACGGGTTAGCAAGCCAGGTTTGCGTGTCTACTCCAATCGTAGAGAACTACCGCGAGTGCTAGGCGGCATTGGCATTGCGATCATTTCTACTTCAAGCGGCATTATGACGGATCGTGAGGCACGTCGTAGTGGTGTTGGCGGCGAAGTGCTTTGCTATGTTTGGTAA
- the rplE gene encoding 50S ribosomal protein L5, giving the protein MAGKLKTTYQEQIVPKLMDQFGYTNIHQVPKLVKVTINRGLGEASQNAKALEASVNEVAVITGQKPVVTRAKKAIAGFKIREGMPVGVMVTLRGDRMYSFLERLINLSLPRIRDFRGISPKSFDGRGNYTLGVREQLIFPEISYDSIDQIRGMDISIITTANNDEEGRALLKEMGMPFRE; this is encoded by the coding sequence ATGGCGGGAAAGCTAAAAACCACTTATCAAGAACAAATCGTACCAAAGTTGATGGATCAGTTTGGTTATACAAACATCCATCAGGTGCCGAAACTAGTGAAGGTCACTATTAACCGTGGTCTAGGCGAAGCTTCTCAAAATGCGAAAGCACTTGAGGCTTCTGTCAATGAAGTCGCGGTTATTACAGGTCAAAAGCCAGTAGTGACCAGAGCCAAGAAGGCGATCGCTGGTTTCAAAATCCGTGAAGGAATGCCTGTCGGTGTCATGGTCACCCTACGGGGCGATCGCATGTATTCCTTTCTAGAGCGGCTCATTAACCTGTCGCTGCCCCGAATTCGTGACTTTCGTGGCATCAGTCCCAAGAGCTTCGATGGTCGTGGCAATTACACTCTGGGCGTGCGTGAGCAACTCATCTTCCCAGAAATTAGCTATGACAGCATCGACCAGATTCGTGGGATGGATATTTCAATCATTACAACTGCAAACAATGACGAGGAGGGCCGCGCCTTACTGAAAGAAATGGGAATGCCCTTTCGGGAGTAA
- the truA gene encoding tRNA pseudouridine(38-40) synthase TruA: protein MSSVLPLPSDALDSVVELKSSPSQRVALVIQYLGTHFHGWQRQAHHRTVQEEIEKALESVLGYPVALSGAGRTDAGVHAAAQVAHFDALGSSIPAYRWATILNSRLPKDILIRASTTVGTDWHARFSATWRRYRYTLYTDAVPNLFVQPLAWHYYYAPLDDVLMQSALNPLLGRHHLAAFHRAGSKRAHSWVDVQDVICQRQGPFVHMEIQASGFLYGMVRLLMGLLVQVGTGMRSPEEFTELWQSERRDQVKYAAPPQGLCLLRVGYPDHPFPRDIWFDTQPKLVLPAMAVSEPCSL, encoded by the coding sequence ATGTCCTCTGTACTGCCTCTGCCATCCGATGCGCTTGATTCAGTTGTAGAACTCAAGTCAAGCCCATCTCAGCGAGTCGCCCTGGTAATTCAATACCTGGGCACTCATTTTCATGGTTGGCAGCGACAGGCCCATCATCGAACCGTACAGGAAGAGATAGAAAAGGCTCTGGAATCAGTACTAGGTTACCCTGTCGCTCTCTCTGGAGCAGGTAGGACCGATGCAGGAGTGCATGCGGCTGCTCAAGTTGCGCACTTTGATGCTCTGGGTTCATCGATTCCTGCTTACCGTTGGGCTACTATTCTCAATTCACGTTTGCCCAAGGATATTTTGATTCGTGCCTCCACGACAGTGGGTACGGATTGGCATGCTCGATTTTCGGCGACCTGGCGGCGCTATCGCTATACCCTGTACACCGATGCAGTTCCCAACTTGTTTGTGCAGCCATTGGCTTGGCACTATTATTACGCTCCCTTGGATGATGTACTGATGCAGTCGGCTCTCAATCCCCTGCTCGGAAGACATCATTTAGCTGCTTTTCACCGAGCTGGATCTAAGCGAGCTCACTCCTGGGTTGATGTTCAGGATGTTATTTGCCAGCGCCAAGGACCGTTTGTCCATATGGAGATTCAAGCGAGTGGTTTCTTGTATGGCATGGTGCGCTTACTGATGGGCTTGTTGGTGCAAGTAGGTACCGGAATGCGATCGCCAGAAGAATTCACTGAACTCTGGCAATCTGAGCGTCGAGACCAAGTGAAGTATGCTGCACCCCCTCAAGGGCTCTGCCTGTTGAGAGTGGGATACCCAGATCATCCCTTTCCACGGGATATTTGGTTCGACACTCAACCTAAGCTGGTTTTGCCAGCTATGGCTGTTTCAGAACCCTGCTCACTTTGA
- the rpsK gene encoding 30S ribosomal protein S11, producing the protein MARQPTKKTGPRKQKRNVPSGMAHIQSTFNNTIVTITDTVGEVISWASSGSSGFKGAKKGTPFAAQTAAESAARRATDQGMRQIEVMVSGPGAGRETAIRALQAAGLEITLIRDVTPIPHNGCRPPKRRRV; encoded by the coding sequence ATGGCGCGACAACCGACCAAAAAAACTGGGCCTCGTAAACAAAAGCGCAATGTGCCCAGTGGTATGGCTCATATCCAATCAACGTTCAATAACACCATTGTCACCATCACTGACACAGTGGGCGAGGTGATTTCTTGGGCATCTTCCGGCTCAAGTGGCTTCAAAGGAGCTAAAAAAGGCACTCCATTTGCAGCTCAAACTGCAGCTGAAAGTGCAGCTCGTCGTGCTACCGACCAAGGAATGCGCCAAATTGAGGTGATGGTCAGTGGCCCTGGAGCTGGACGCGAAACCGCGATTCGTGCTCTCCAAGCTGCTGGACTGGAAATTACTCTCATTCGAGACGTAACTCCAATTCCTCATAATGGTTGCCGTCCGCCCAAGCGTCGCCGAGTCTAA
- the rpsM gene encoding 30S ribosomal protein S13 has translation MARIAGVDLPRDKRVEIGLTYIYGIGLTRSKEVLAATGVNPDTRVKDLSDADVAALRENVETNYEIEGDLRRLEAMSIKRLMDIGTYRGRRHRMGLPVRGQRTRTNARTRRGGRRTVAGKKKAPSKK, from the coding sequence GTGGCACGGATTGCCGGGGTAGACCTTCCTCGCGACAAACGCGTTGAGATTGGTCTGACTTACATTTATGGGATTGGGTTAACGCGATCAAAGGAAGTCTTAGCTGCGACAGGTGTGAACCCTGATACGCGAGTCAAGGATTTGAGCGACGCTGATGTTGCTGCCCTCAGAGAAAACGTAGAAACCAACTACGAAATTGAGGGAGACCTGAGACGGCTCGAAGCAATGTCGATCAAGCGCTTGATGGACATTGGCACCTATAGAGGGCGTCGTCATCGTATGGGCTTGCCAGTACGCGGTCAAAGAACTCGTACTAATGCTCGTACTCGTCGGGGTGGTCGCCGCACTGTTGCAGGTAAGAAGAAGGCACCTAGTAAGAAATAG
- the rpsE gene encoding 30S ribosomal protein S5 → MANRRKSNRTREKEADWQERVVQIRRVTKVVKGGKKLSFRAIVVVGNERGQVGVGVGKASDVIGAVKKGVADGKKHIVEVPLTKANSIPHPATGEGGGAKVMMRPAAPGTGVIAGGAVRTVLELAGVRNILAKQLGSGNPLSNARAAVEALGTLRTFSEVAEERGIPIENLYA, encoded by the coding sequence ATGGCGAATCGTCGTAAAAGCAACCGCACTCGTGAAAAAGAGGCCGACTGGCAAGAGCGAGTTGTGCAAATCCGCCGCGTGACTAAAGTAGTCAAAGGTGGTAAAAAACTCAGTTTTCGTGCGATCGTCGTTGTTGGTAACGAACGAGGCCAAGTTGGTGTTGGTGTCGGTAAGGCCAGCGACGTGATCGGCGCAGTTAAGAAGGGTGTCGCTGATGGGAAGAAGCACATTGTTGAAGTGCCTCTCACCAAGGCCAACTCTATTCCTCATCCCGCAACTGGCGAGGGCGGTGGAGCTAAGGTCATGATGCGTCCTGCTGCACCTGGTACTGGGGTAATTGCTGGGGGTGCTGTACGGACAGTACTAGAGCTGGCAGGCGTTCGTAATATCCTGGCGAAACAGCTAGGATCTGGTAACCCACTCAGCAATGCTAGAGCTGCTGTTGAAGCTTTGGGTACTCTGCGAACCTTCTCCGAAGTGGCTGAAGAGCGGGGTATCCCCATCGAAAATCTCTACGCTTAA